Within the Vibrio tasmaniensis genome, the region CAGATCATCATGGATATGTTTGAAGCATTCAGCGCCGATCCTGAACGCTTGTTGCCTCTGCCCATCAAGAAGCAATGGCAACAGCATCAAGATGAATCAAGAAAAATGCGCGTGATAGCAGATTATATTTCATCAATGACTGATGATCTTGCGCAGAAAATGCATCAGCAACTGTTCTCAGCTCATACCGAGTTTTAATTGCTGACTCACTTGACTAAAACGGCTTAATCTAAGTAATTTTTTTCAAATACACCTGGCGGCATTTGATTGATTTGAAACTGAATCATTTGGTCAAATGCCGTTAGCAAAGGGCTAAAGTCGCCATCACTCTCTAACAAGCTAAGCAAATGATAACCAGCTTCAACGGTAGAAAGACTGTTTTCACTAGGTGCTTTGCGAATTCGGTAATTACCCTTTAGGTCTTTCGGCAAGTGAACCGTGTTCAACGCATGCAAGTTACTCGATACTTGCCACATCTTGAATGCTTTCTTCCACGTCCCATCCAATAAAATCACACGCAACTTCTTACTTGGACATGTTGCCGACTCAACGGAAACAGAGTTTTCACTTGGGTATAAAATCACATGTTGATACTGTTCATCGGCCAGCAATGCGTTCAATTGATCGTTGTCTGAAAAATCTTCACCGACAAGCGTCACGCTGTTATTTAGAGATAACGAGAG harbors:
- a CDS encoding tRNA-uridine aminocarboxypropyltransferase; protein product: MSRYCPQCSKALKACICQWVTPLESNVELIILQHPSEEHRPMGTARILSLSLNNSVTLVGEDFSDNDQLNALLADEQYQHVILYPSENSVSVESATCPSKKLRVILLDGTWKKAFKMWQVSSNLHALNTVHLPKDLKGNYRIRKAPSENSLSTVEAGYHLLSLLESDGDFSPLLTAFDQMIQFQINQMPPGVFEKNYLD